TATGGATGCAACTTTTGGATTAATCTATAGTCAACATGTTATGCTTATGCTTATCGAAAAAGGCATGACACGAGAAGAGGCCTATGATTTGGTTCAACCATTGACAGCAAAAGCTTGGGATGAGCAAATCATGTTCCGTCCACTGGTAGAAAACAACGAAAAAATACGTGAAAAACTCACAGATGCAGATATCGATGCAGCCTTTGATTATAACTATCATTTGTCACGTGTAGATGTCATTTTTGAACGTCTTGGTTTATAAAAATAATAAAATCCTAACACTTTTGTTTAGGATTTTTTTTGTACAAAAAAATTAGATTTGAATAAATTTAAACAATTCAGTATTGACTAATATGAGGAAGTTTGCTAACATATTAGTATAAACTAATATGAAGAGATGAATAATGAATTTAACCGAAAAACGTCAAAAAGTAATCCATGCCTTATCTAATACGACAAGGCTTAATGTCCTTGAAGCATTACGTGAAAAGGAAATGACTGTCACCGAGTTACTTAATGAAACTAAGTCAGGGCAATCTAATCTTTCGCAACATTTGTCATGTTTGCGGGATTGTGGCTTGATCACAAGTCGCAAAGAAGGAAAATATATCTATTATTCCTTGACAACCCCTGAACTTAATCATCTGCTAGAAGTCATTGATGCTACAGTCGAGTCAATGCACTGGTCCCCAACCGAAGATATCCATTGTGATACATATATAAATTAAAAGGAGTTCCTTATGTTTAAATCTACTCAAAACAAGGCAAGTCACGATGCACACTGTGTAAAAGGGACATGCAATTGCCTCAATCACAAAGCTAAAGCTGCACTGGCGACTACTGAGGAGAGCGAAAGCTTAAGTAGTACAGGAGTCACAGGGAGTTCTGACGATTCAGACCCTGCCTGTTGCAACACGACAATACATCTCAATGCGAGTTTAGATGAAAGTGAAGAAGAAGAAGGCAAATATGAGCTGTTGATCATTATTATCACCGCTTTATTATTGGCGGCCTTAAGCTTTTTAGACTTTACACCACAGTTTAAAACCCCACTTTTCATTTTAACCTATGTGTTGATTGGGCACAGTGTTTTGCTCAAAGCAATCAAACAATTGCTTAAAGGAGATATTTTTAACGAATTCTTCCTCATGAGTATTGCGACTGTTGGGGCATTTGCTTTAGGAGAATATGCTGAAGCAGTTGCGGTAATGCTTTTTTATCAAGTTGGAGAATATTTCCAAGATCGTGCGATTGGGAACAGTAAAAAGTCAATCGCAGCACTGATGGACCTTCGACCAGAAGTTGCGACCGTTAAGCGTCAAGGAAAACTTATTGATGTGTCTCCTGAAGAAGTCGCTATCGGTGAAATTATACAGGTGAATCCCGGAGAAAAGGTAGCACTTGATGGACGTGTATTATCTGGCCAATCAAGTGTGAATACAGCAGCTTTGACAGGAGAATCCCTGCCACGTGAGGTGGGCAAAGGAGAAGAAGTTCTTTCAGGCTTCTTGAATATTAATGGTCTGCTGGAAGTCCAAGTTGAAAAAACTTTTGGGGAATCCTCAGTATCTAAAATTTTAAACCTGGTCGAGAATGCTCAAGAAAATAAAGCACCGACTGAACAATTCATTTCAAAATTTGCACGTTACTATACTCCAGTCGTGGTATTTGCAGCAGCGATAATCGCTCTGGTTCCCCCACTTTTCTTCCAACAAGATTGGTCAGACTGGTTGACACGCGCCTTTACCTTCTTAATTATTTCTTGTCCATGTGCAATGGTGGTTTCCATTCCTCTCGGCTTCTTTGCTGGGATTGGTGCCGCATCGAAAAATGGTATTTTAGTTAAAGGTGGCAATCACCTTGAAGCAATGACTAAGATAAAACATGTTCTCTTCGATAAAACAGGAACACTGACACAAGGGAACTTTAAAGTCACTCAAGTTTTTCCTGCAGAAGGTGTTGTACGAGAAGAGTTGCTCTATCTGGGTGCTGTTGGGGAACTTCATTCTACTCACCCCTTGGGGCTTGCGCTTAAAGAAAACCAAAATTTGGAAACAGTCACTGTAACAGAGTCGGAAGAAATTCCAGGGCATGGTACACGCACAGTTTATGAAGGTAATGAAATTCTCGTCGGGAATGCAAAGCTGATGAAAATGTACAATGTTAACTTTAGTGAAAGTGATGCCTTAGGTTCTTTGATTTATGTTGCCAAAAATGGCCAATACCAAGGGGTCATCCTTGTATCGGATGTCCTCAAAGAGGATGCAGAAGAAGCAATTAAGGCTTTAAATCAGCTTCATATCTCACAAACGATGTTGACAGGTGACAGCGAAAAAGTTGCCGCACAGGTTGCTGGAAAACTGAACATTACGGATTATCATGCGAATCTTTTACCTGAGGATAAAGTTACTTTGTTAGAGAAAGTACTTGCCAAAGGTGAGGGTCTTACTGCTTTTGTTGGTGATGGGATTAATGATGCACCAGTCATTGCGCGTGCTGATATCGGTTTTGCAATGGGTGGCTTGGGTTCTGATGCTGCGATTGAAACAGCGGATGTGGTCTTGATGACAGATAAACCATCAAGTATCGCGAAGTCCGTTAAAATCGCCAAGAAAACGAAACGCCTGGTGGTGCAAAATATCGTTTTAGCTCTTGGTGTAAAAGCCGTTTTCTTTATTCTTGCGATCTTTGGCATTGCTACGATGTGGGAAGCAGTTATTGCAGATGTTGGAGTAACGCTCCTCGCTATATTGAATGTTTTGAGACTCTTAAAATAAGGACATGAATGGTTTAAAAAATAGTGGGTTTTTGCTCTGATTGCTAACATAGCATAGCTGAAAATATTGCTTTGATGTTTAATGCTTATCGATAGCCTACTCAAGTGTAAACTTGGCATCGAGTGAAGATAAAATAAATTAATCAAAAAGACAAGGTAAAACTTGTCTTTTTGATTTAAGTAGGAAGGTTTATAAAATATTGCACAATCTTAATAGGGAAGGGATAGAAAAAACAAGCACCATAATCATAAAAAACAAACAATT
This window of the Lactococcus garvieae subsp. garvieae genome carries:
- a CDS encoding heavy metal translocating P-type ATPase; the encoded protein is MFKSTQNKASHDAHCVKGTCNCLNHKAKAALATTEESESLSSTGVTGSSDDSDPACCNTTIHLNASLDESEEEEGKYELLIIIITALLLAALSFLDFTPQFKTPLFILTYVLIGHSVLLKAIKQLLKGDIFNEFFLMSIATVGAFALGEYAEAVAVMLFYQVGEYFQDRAIGNSKKSIAALMDLRPEVATVKRQGKLIDVSPEEVAIGEIIQVNPGEKVALDGRVLSGQSSVNTAALTGESLPREVGKGEEVLSGFLNINGLLEVQVEKTFGESSVSKILNLVENAQENKAPTEQFISKFARYYTPVVVFAAAIIALVPPLFFQQDWSDWLTRAFTFLIISCPCAMVVSIPLGFFAGIGAASKNGILVKGGNHLEAMTKIKHVLFDKTGTLTQGNFKVTQVFPAEGVVREELLYLGAVGELHSTHPLGLALKENQNLETVTVTESEEIPGHGTRTVYEGNEILVGNAKLMKMYNVNFSESDALGSLIYVAKNGQYQGVILVSDVLKEDAEEAIKALNQLHISQTMLTGDSEKVAAQVAGKLNITDYHANLLPEDKVTLLEKVLAKGEGLTAFVGDGINDAPVIARADIGFAMGGLGSDAAIETADVVLMTDKPSSIAKSVKIAKKTKRLVVQNIVLALGVKAVFFILAIFGIATMWEAVIADVGVTLLAILNVLRLLK
- a CDS encoding ArsR/SmtB family transcription factor, coding for MNLTEKRQKVIHALSNTTRLNVLEALREKEMTVTELLNETKSGQSNLSQHLSCLRDCGLITSRKEGKYIYYSLTTPELNHLLEVIDATVESMHWSPTEDIHCDTYIN